From uncultured Draconibacterium sp.:
TCCTGCAAAATGGGAAGAAGGACAAAAAACATTAGAGCCAAGTATCGACCTTGTTGGTGTGATCTAATAATACGCCATAAAAACATAAAAACTCAGGAGCAGCAATTTGCTGCTCCTCTTAAAAACCAAAGTCATGTTACAACAAGCCATAAAAGATAAATTACAAGAAGTTTTCAGCCCGCTAAAAAACAATTATACCTTTCAGGTTGCAGTTGCAGATTCTCATCCTGACAAAGCCCAGTTAACAGGTTTGTTGGTAGATGTAGCAGCTACATCAGGAAAAATCAATGTTTCAGTAAAAACAGGAAACGGGCTGGAATTTACTATTCTAAAAAATAATGAGCCATCAAACATCATCTTTCGTGCAGTGCCAACGGGACACGAATTTCCATCGTTGCTAACTGCAATTTTAAATCTTGATGGCATTGGCAAAAACCTGCCCGACGAGGCAGTTGCCAACCAAATTAAAGGTTTGAAAGGCGATATTGTACTTAAAAGTTACATTTCGCTAACCTGTACAAACTGCCCCGAAGTAGTTCAGGCATTAAATGTGTTAACAATATTAAATCCAAATATTCGTCACGAAATTATTGACGGACAAATTAACAAAGAAGAAGTTGAAGCACTGGGAATACAAGCCGTTCCTACTGTTTATGCCAACGGCGAGCAACTGCATGTTGGCCGGTCTTCAATTGGAGAACTATTGTCGAAACTGGATGAAAAAGTGGGGTCAGAGCCTGTAACAAGTGCACCGGTTGAAAAAGCATACGACGTTGTTGTTGTAGGTGGAGGCCCAGCCGGAGTTTCTGCTGCTGTTTATTCAGCACGAAAAGGATTTTCGGTGGCACTGGTTGCCGAAAAAGTTGGTGGCCAGTTAAATGAAACCGTTTCGATTGAGAATATGATTTCGATACCACAAACTACGGGAACAAAACTTTCGGCCGATTTAATGAGCCACCTGAATGATTACCCGATTGATGTGCTTGAAAACCGTCGCGTTGAAAATGTAAACGTAAAAGACGGGATTAAAGAAGTGCAAACATCATTGAATGAAACATTTAAAACTCCTGCATTAATAATTGCAACCGGTGCGAGCTGGAGACGTTTGGGTGTTCCCGGCGAAAATGAATACATCGGTTCCGGCGTAGCATTCTGTACCCACTGTGATGGACCATTCTACAAAGGCAAAAAAGTAGTTGT
This genomic window contains:
- the ahpF gene encoding alkyl hydroperoxide reductase subunit F; the encoded protein is MLQQAIKDKLQEVFSPLKNNYTFQVAVADSHPDKAQLTGLLVDVAATSGKINVSVKTGNGLEFTILKNNEPSNIIFRAVPTGHEFPSLLTAILNLDGIGKNLPDEAVANQIKGLKGDIVLKSYISLTCTNCPEVVQALNVLTILNPNIRHEIIDGQINKEEVEALGIQAVPTVYANGEQLHVGRSSIGELLSKLDEKVGSEPVTSAPVEKAYDVVVVGGGPAGVSAAVYSARKGFSVALVAEKVGGQLNETVSIENMISIPQTTGTKLSADLMSHLNDYPIDVLENRRVENVNVKDGIKEVQTSLNETFKTPALIIATGASWRRLGVPGENEYIGSGVAFCTHCDGPFYKGKKVVVVGGGNSGLEAAIDLSSIASEVTVLEFMDELKGDQVLQDKLKTLANVTIHTNAQTTAVIGDGNKVTALEFKNRETEKTETIVTDGVFVQIGLQANSKVFSEMVETNRMGEIEIDAHCRTKQAGVYAAGDVSVVPYKQIVIAMGEGSKAALSAFEDKIKNKLVQN